The Mytilus edulis chromosome 12, xbMytEdul2.2, whole genome shotgun sequence genome contains a region encoding:
- the LOC139498950 gene encoding uncharacterized protein has translation MALVLEPDPETFASISLTQKTLKASPAFRFLKTCSLELNSVIQHPRILLFKHGLQLLSDDLNCLLGLTSSKPIKYFRKESAENCNQLTCPFAVVVLLSGSGGHGYCHLSGFDSDVLHEVKGNFKDFNDITFIFKYSRNSINYTSVDLDRLSKEIQFKLYGSKHPNNIFVNTFLFNDNHISFRIGLRMHKSIQKQLWNIQISAQNLLNEINSQYVFLEKARNKITKSVSEIIRKQDFKCCPNASRKRSQTVFENIATALSKYVVLEQGKLLRTFLTKVQVRNITEKRLTSIIDTFLKHKENGIHKKHTKTKEQFEQFLLSNAIVSYSCSTKNEIRLSNLEAVKASELICSDLYSIIGSKVDDQGEKIKIFCSILEDECTNSRLHGVSIHELKVLAYRHEKVSGFGYIDDAVSIYIKGSMEEDKKEVLTFFENYIDTTEYDFKIEFRKKREITYFSKLENGSRINNLLTAGKGPKHYGTLGMFLKDSSETYFFTTCAHVIEKDAIAYFPDDNTEIGKNVFICHPNTNNDIKHAQNMDFSLIRVCPEFDIECKLGLKSVNGNLIKGDIFKGDILEMLGRKLYKWGATEPFLQTGKCTGIEEDGFILIQINTKNFAKPGDSGALICAVRDNETALAAFVLEGEEMTKRSDDKTTYAVYKVADALDMVAQMTKAMEPCLCTTTLTVVSASSSAAAKRAIAKSSKQ, from the exons ATGGCATTAGTGCTAGAACCTGATCCTGAGACTTTCGCCTCGATATCTTTGACGCAAAAGACACTTAAAGCAAGTCCTGCATTCAGATTTCTAAAAACATGTAGTTTGGAACTTAATTCTGTAATTCAACATCCAAGGATCTTGCTGTTTAAACATGGACTTCAATTGTTATCTGATGATTTGAATTGCCTTTTGGGACTAACTTCTAGCAAACCaattaaatattttagaaaagaaTCAGCGGAAAACTGTAATCAATTGACGTGTCCTTTCGCAGTTGTAGTTTTGTTGAGTGGATCTGGTGGACACGGATATTGTCATTTGAGTGGATTT GATTCTGATGTTTTACACGAGGTGAAAGGGAACTTCAAAGACTTCAATGATATTACATTCATCTTCAAATATTCTAGGAATTCAATAAATTATACATCAGTAGATCTTGACCGTCTCAGCAAGGAAATTCAGTTCAAATTATACGGCAGCAAACACccaaataacatatttgtcaatacatttctttttaacGACAATCACATTTCCTTTCGAATAGGTCTTCGTATGCATAAAAGCATTCAAAAACAGTTATGGAATATACAAATATCTGCACAAAATCTTCTTAACGAAATAAATAGTCAATACGTATTCCTCGAGAAAGCTAGAAACAAAATTACTAAATCAGTGAGTGAAATTATTCGAAAACAAGATTTCAAATGTTGTCCAAATGCTTCAAGAAAAAGAAGTCAAACTGTTTTTGAAAACATCGCTACAGCGCTATCAAAATATGTTGTATTAGAACAGGGGAAACTATTAAGGACATTTTTGACAAAAGTTCAAGTAAGAAATATTACTGAAAAACGTCTGACCTCTATTATTGACACATTTCTGAAACATAAGGAAAATGGAATACATAAAAAACACACCAAAACTAAAGAACAATTCGAACAATTTCTTCTAAGTAATGCCATTGTAAGTTACTCCTGCTCAACGAAAAACGAAATCCGATTGTCAAATTTGGAGGCAGTAAAAGCATCAGAATTGATATGTTCCGATCTTTACAGTATAATAGGCAGCAAAGTGGATGATCAAGGAGAGaagataaaaatattttgcagTATTTTGGAAGATGAGTGTACAAACAGCAGATTACATGGTGTATCTATTCACGAGCTAAAGGTTTTGGCATATAG ACATGAAAAGGTTTCTGGATTTGGTTATATTGACGATGCAGTTAGTATCTATATAAAAGGATCAATGGAAGAAGATAAAAAGGAAGTActaacattttttgaaaattatattgataCAACGGagtatgattttaaaattgaatttcgTAAAAAGAGAGAAATCACATACTTTTCGAAATTGGAGAATGGAAGTAGAATCAACAACTTACTAACGGCAGGGAAAGGTCCAAAGCATTACGGAACACTAGGTATGTTCCTCAAAGACAGTAGCGAAACATACTTTTTTACAACTTGCGCACACGTCATTGAGAAAGATGCAATAGCGTACTTTCCTGATGATAACACTGAAATAGGGAAAAATGTATTCATTTGCCATCcaaatacaaacaatgatattaAACATGCACAAAACATGGACTTCTCGCTGATACGAGTTTGTCCTGAATTTGATATAGAATGCAAATTAGGATTAAAAAGCGTCAATGGCAACCTCATTAAAGGAGACATTTTCAAAGGTGACATTTTAGAAATGCTTGGGCGAAAACTATATAAATGGGGTGCCACCGAACCGTTTCTTCAAACAGGAAAATGCACAGGTATAGAAGAAGACGGATTCATTcttatacaaataaatacaaagaaCTTTGCAAAACCTGGAGATAGCGGTGCTTTAATTTGCGCAGTCAGAGATAATGAGACAGCGTTAGCAGCTTTCGTTTTAGAAGGAGAGGAGATGACTAAACGAAGCGACGATAAGACGACATACGCAGTTTATAAAGTTGCTGATGCCCTGGATATGGTTGCACAGATGACAAAGGCAATGGAACCATGTCTATGCACAACAACTTTAACAGTGGTTTCGGCATCAAGTTCTGCAGCAGCTAAAAGAGCTATTGCAAAAAGTTCGAAACAATAA